The following nucleotide sequence is from Candidatus Saganbacteria bacterium.
CGGCGGATATATTCTCCCGAAAAAATAATACGTAAGAAAAAACGCCGTTATCGGAAGCACAAGCCACATGCCGACCATATGGAAGGCTGTGACGAAATTTAGGTCTTTAAAATAGATGGCCGCGCCGAATAGTGGAAATACGGTAACCCAGCTTGTTGATTGCGGAACTTTAAGCATATTAGCTATAAACAAGCTTATTGCCGCGGAACCAAGGACTATAAGCGCCACTTCAAAAGTAAAAAGCTTATGGTCGATAAGCCCCGAACTCAAGGTTTTGCTCACTCGTCCGCCCAAAGCCAATGCTCCAAGGATCACAAAACCAGAAAACAATAAAACCGAATTCAGGTACGAAATAAGTTTCGCGCCATGGACTGCCGCAAATGAGGGGGCGATTCCCGACCCCCCCATATTTACGGCAAAAAAAATAACAATTAATACCAATAAGACAACAAGCACTATATACCGGCTCCTCCGATAAGCGGACGGGTGTGTATCCCGCATTCGCCTCCACATTTGCTGGTCCCGATCCATCTGCCTGCGCGTTCGTTCTCGTCGTTTGAAATGTGAGAGCAAGGCGCGCATCCAAGAGACCTATATCCCAATTTGTATAATGGGTTTACAGGAACTTCGTACAACGCAAGGTACTGCCAGATCTCGCGCTCTTTCCAAATGAGTATTGGATTAAGTTTGATAAGTCCCTTATCTCTTTCTTCAACTTCTTTAAAATCTGTCCTTGTTCTTCCTTCTGTGCATCTAAGACCTGTTACCCAGCAAGAAATTTTCATTTCTTTGACTGCTTGGCGAGTTGGTTCAACCTTTAGGATATCACAGCACTGGTCGGGTTTTGTTTTATAAAGTTCATGCTCGATCTTAACTTTATTGTCAAACACTCTCAATTCAGGATATCTTTTAACGGTTTCCCTCATGAATTTTTTTGTTTCTTTCGGTTTATATCTTGTTGTTACGATAAAACCTTTTATCTTTTTGTTGACCTTCTTAGCAAGATCCCAAACAGCAACAGAATCCTTGCCCAAACTATTAGCTACAACAAGACCGGAACTGTATTTTTTATATGCCTCTTCTATTAACGCAAGAGACCTGTCAACTTTTTCCTTGAAATTCAAGTTATCGACTAAATGCTTCAAATCATCTTTATTTTCTAGTAATCCCATTTTTATATTTCCTCCTATTAGATATGATACATGACCGACTTACGCAATTTATGGCTCTTATCGACCAAATCTTGTAGACTTACAGATTGAAGAACCTCAATCACATTTTCTTGGACTTTAGCCCAAACCTCCGACACCAAAACCGACTTAGAGCCCGCCTTATTTTGAGGCGCAACAGAAGTTGTGCCCTCGATAGCCTTAAAAATATCTTCAATGGATATCTTTCCTGGATCCTTCGCCAACATATATCCGCCATCTTTGCCCCTATTGCTCTTAACAAGGCCTGCATTTTTTAGGCTTAAGAGCAAATGCTCCAAAAACCTCTTGGGAATATCTTGTTCATCGGCTATCGCCTGTATGCTTACGGCTTCTTTTCCAAAATTCAAAGCTAATACAAAACCGGCTCTTACAGCATAATCACATTGGCTTGATATTCTCATGGATTTAAACTCCTTACTGCACAGAGCTCAAAAACCTGCGACTAAATCCCGATGTGGGAATCGGGACAAGCGTCGCGGTTTCCTCGCAATCCTCTTCATTTTTTAACCGCGAGCCGTGCCTGCCGGCAGGCAGGGTTAACTCGCTGGTTAAAAAATGGGAATTAGTTTCCTATATTTATATCGGCGGGTAATTTTGGAAATTTCACTCCGAACAAATATATTTTCATTGTCTATCGACTTAGTCGTTATTATAGCATATAATAAAAATACATGTCAAGGGAAAATCATTCGACTATTAAAAGGAGGTCAGGATCGCGCAGGTTTCGGCTTTTCTTGATCAACACCGATTTTCCAGACATTCTTTTCCAAAAAGGCCTCAATGGTTTGCCGAGTAGCTTTATTAATAAGATTGGAATGGGAGAGCTTATTGATTTTTGCATAGTCAGAGAGAGTTATAATTCTTTTGCTTTCCAAATAGGCCAGGCGTTTATGATAACTGTTAGCAAGCGCCCTCCCGACTATTTCCTCCATAACAACCGACTTTCCTTTCTCATCATGCTCCCTGAATGCCGCATAATATCTTTTTCGATCAATGAATTTAATATTTATGGGAACAAATCCTTCTCGTATTAACAAATAATTATTAATGACCCTGCCAATACGGCCATTGCCATCAACAAATGGGTGTATATATTCAAAGGAGAGGTGCAATCTGGCGATCCTTTTAATTATACCCTCATGGCTGGCGGCATTGTATTCAGCCATCATTTTTTCAAGACGCCCCACAACTTCTTTTGGATGCGGAGCAATATGATTCGCGACGCGCACAAACTCATTATTATTCCTAAATCTTCCGGCAACATCGTCACGGATATTGGAAATCAACATTTTGTGAAGTGATAAGATCACCTCTAAAGTAAGCTCTTGTTCCTTAGCTCTTTTGTCTATGTAAGACACCACTCGAGCCAGATTCTTTGCTTCAAATATTTCTCTTTCAGTGATAAACCTATCCAGGTCAATTTGCAGAAGTATTTTTTCGGTTTCTTCAAGAGTAAGCGTGCTGTTTTCGATGGCATTCGAATTATATACTTGCTCAGCCACCTCCGCTTCAGAGATAAGCCTGATAAGTGCATCCTTGCCGATAGCCGTTTTATAGTATCTCTCGCGGAGAGAATTCACCTTATTGAAAACATCGAGTGTTTTAGCCATATATTGTTACTAATTATACGCAATCTTCACGCTTTTGTCAACATAACAGTGAAAAATTGGCAGAATTACTGAATTTTCACGGTTTAGAATGTTACTACTTTATCGGCCCATTCGACCATTTTGACGCAATCGATCATTGTAGACATCGGACAAACTTCCGTCCCTTGCAAATTTCGGGATTTCAAGCAAGTTCCGCACGCAAGTATCGCTCCGCCCTCTTTCAAAAAGTTGTTCATCTGTTCATCCACGTTATACTTATCGTTCTTAAGCCCTTCGCACTCAACCGCCTCGCCCATAAGGAAAACTTTAACTTCATTCTTGTTCTTTTTTGCGGCCGTGGCAAAACGAAACGCGTTCCACGCTTTTTCAAATTCTTTAGTCTCCAAAATGATCCCGATCTTCATTTAAAAACACCTGCCTTTTTTTGAGCCAATTCATCATCGCATATATATAGAAGGGAGTCAAGATTGCGAATCAAGCCATGTAAAATCTAACCATAGAGGGTATCGATCCGTCATCTAAAAACCTAACCGAAAATGTGGAGGGGATAACAATGGCAAAGTTAGATTACAAGGCGGCAAGAATGAAATACGGGCAGTTAGAAGCGGCCTCCGAAATATCCTCTATCCATGTTCCGACAGGTTGAAGGCCATGCTCCCCATCTGGCTGCCTTATATGAAAAAGAATTTTTCGATCAATGATCAAATTGCGAAGCAGCTCCAACGCATTAGCCCTCGCCAGATGGAGCGACGGCTGCAAAAACTTAAAGTAAAAGTAAAAAGACGGATATATGGAGGAACAAAACCCGAAACTCTTCTTAAACATCAAATCCCGATCAAGACAGATCACTGGGATGTAAAAGAACCCGGATTCACAGAGATAGATACGGTCTCCCATTCCGGCAATTGCGCCAGCGGAGAATTCGCATATTCGGTCAACCAAACTGACATTCTAACCGGATGGGTTGAAACCCGCGCCGCCATCGTTGAAAAGGTGAAGCTTTTAGAAAAAATGAACCAACTCTTGGTAAAAAGCTCCCTCACTGAAGAAGACTCCAATAAATACGGCCGGATGATTAAAACCCGCCAATGGAAAAAGACTAAAACAATGCTTAAATAAATGGAATTAATTGTTGATGCTAACATTCTTGAGACTAGTTAGGAACCTGCGAGTGAACCCTGTCTGCCGGCAGGCACGGCTCGCGGTTCCTAAAATCTACGAGGAAACCGCGACGCTTGTCCCGATTCCCACATCGGGATTTAGTCGCTGGTTTCTGAGTTGCTAACCGGTCTCATACTGTTTACCCAAAGTTACGGTCGTGGAACTATTCAAATCCCAAGTTAAGCTGGCAATGTTTAGGATCCCTTGCCAGTTATTTGGCGCAAAATCGTGCTGAATGGTAAAGCGCAGGTTTGGCGCCAATTCTTCAGTCAGTTTCAATTTAGCGTTTTGCACATCCGACGTGCCGTTTG
It contains:
- a CDS encoding phosphoadenylyl-sulfate reductase; this translates as MGLLENKDDLKHLVDNLNFKEKVDRSLALIEEAYKKYSSGLVVANSLGKDSVAVWDLAKKVNKKIKGFIVTTRYKPKETKKFMRETVKRYPELRVFDNKVKIEHELYKTKPDQCCDILKVEPTRQAVKEMKISCWVTGLRCTEGRTRTDFKEVEERDKGLIKLNPILIWKEREIWQYLALYEVPVNPLYKLGYRSLGCAPCSHISNDENERAGRWIGTSKCGGECGIHTRPLIGGAGI
- a CDS encoding Rrf2 family transcriptional regulator, giving the protein MRISSQCDYAVRAGFVLALNFGKEAVSIQAIADEQDIPKRFLEHLLLSLKNAGLVKSNRGKDGGYMLAKDPGKISIEDIFKAIEGTTSVAPQNKAGSKSVLVSEVWAKVQENVIEVLQSVSLQDLVDKSHKLRKSVMYHI
- a CDS encoding Fic family protein, with product MAKTLDVFNKVNSLRERYYKTAIGKDALIRLISEAEVAEQVYNSNAIENSTLTLEETEKILLQIDLDRFITEREIFEAKNLARVVSYIDKRAKEQELTLEVILSLHKMLISNIRDDVAGRFRNNNEFVRVANHIAPHPKEVVGRLEKMMAEYNAASHEGIIKRIARLHLSFEYIHPFVDGNGRIGRVINNYLLIREGFVPINIKFIDRKRYYAAFREHDEKGKSVVMEEIVGRALANSYHKRLAYLESKRIITLSDYAKINKLSHSNLINKATRQTIEAFLEKNVWKIGVDQEKPKPARS
- a CDS encoding DsrE family protein, giving the protein MKIGIILETKEFEKAWNAFRFATAAKKNKNEVKVFLMGEAVECEGLKNDKYNVDEQMNNFLKEGGAILACGTCLKSRNLQGTEVCPMSTMIDCVKMVEWADKVVTF